AGATTCTCAACAACAGATTACACCGATTTGAGAATGCTGTTTTTGTTTATAGATAACTTATCGGATTTGTATTCACTTTTGATAAATGGAGGGCGAAGATAGAAAATTTTTTCATTAACAAATCGCGCAATAATTCTTTGGTAAACTGCTCGCTTTCATAGTGTCCGATGTCGGCAATAACCACTTTGTTCTCCGCATCAAAAAACTGGTGGTATTTGAAATCGGCAGTGACAAGCACATCGGCTTTCTGGCGGATGGCTTCCGGTAAAAGAAAACTTCCTGAACCTCCGCAAACGGCAACTTTGCTTACTTTTTTATTGAGCAATGCTGTGTGGCGAAGCGAGCCAACTTTCACCCCGTTGGAATTCTTTCCTACGGGGTTCATTATCTTTTTTACTTTGTTGAGAAAGGCGATTTCGGTGGTTGGGGATTTGAGAACTCCAATCATGCCTGCACCAGAAGCCCTCTCCCTCGCTCCCCCTCCCAAGGGAGAGGGAAGTAAAATTTTACAGTTGGTTAAACCGAGTTTATCGCAGATTTTTTTGTTCACGCCTTGCGGAACGTTATCAAGATTGGTGTGAATAGCGTAAATGGAAATATTATTCCGGATTGCTTTCTCCACTACCCTCTCCACATAATTTCTTCCTGTGATTTTTTTCAGTCCGAGGAAGATGATGGGGTGATGTGCAATAATCAGGTTGCAGTTCTTTTTTATGGCTTCATCCAGAACTGCTTCGGTGCAGTCAAGACAAATCAATGCGCCTTGAACTTCTGTTTCTTCGTTACCGATAAGTAAACCCGAGTTGTCGTATTCCTCCTGTAAGGAAAGAGGAGCGATGGATTCGAGAAAGGATGTGACTTGTTTTATTTTCATTTTCTAATTTTATCTGTCATTCCGAACGCACGTGAGGAATCTCCCAATGGACTACTACTTATTATCAGGAGATTTCTCCCTTTGGTCGAAATGACATTGTATTAGTTTAATCTTTCTGCACATCATTAGGAGATTTCTCCCTTCGCTCGAAATGACAATTTACCAAGCCATTACTTCTTCATTCAAAAAATTCCATTCAGGATTAAATGAATTAATCAATTTGTCTTTCTTTTCCCTTCTCCATTTTTTTATTTCTGTTTCTCTCGCGATTGCCTGCTCTATACTGATGTGATGTTCATAGTAAACCAAGAACTCACAATTGTATTTAACTGCAAACGAGTTTTTCTTTGACTTCTCTACCGTATGCTCATATAATCTCTTCATAATATTATTCGTCACGCCAATGTAAAGGACATTCTTATGCTTGTTTGTTAAAATGTAAACATAATAATTGTGTTGTCTCATTTTTCATTTCTATTGTCATTCCGAACCCCGCTTCGGGTGAGGAATCCCCCAATAACATTCCTGCATATGTATTAGGGGATTTCTCCCTTTGGTCGAAATGACATTATAATATTTCTGCACATCATTAGGAGATTTCTCTGGCGCGAAACGCGCCATCGAAATGACAGCGTTATTTTAATTCGCTTCCACTTTTTTCTCCTGGCGTTTTCTTTCGCTCTCATCCAGATGAATTTTCCGCATGCGGATATGCTTGGGGGTGATCTCCACATATTCATCCTTCTGAATATATTCCATCGCTTCTTCAAGCGAGAACTTTACCTTGGGAGCAATTTTCATTTTTTCTTCAGAACCCGATGCGCGCATGTTGGTGAGTTTTTTCTCTGT
This region of Bacteroidota bacterium genomic DNA includes:
- a CDS encoding GIY-YIG nuclease family protein; the encoded protein is MRQHNYYVYILTNKHKNVLYIGVTNNIMKRLYEHTVEKSKKNSFAVKYNCEFLVYYEHHISIEQAIARETEIKKWRREKKDKLINSFNPEWNFLNEEVMAW
- a CDS encoding Nif3-like dinuclear metal center hexameric protein is translated as MKIKQVTSFLESIAPLSLQEEYDNSGLLIGNEETEVQGALICLDCTEAVLDEAIKKNCNLIIAHHPIIFLGLKKITGRNYVERVVEKAIRNNISIYAIHTNLDNVPQGVNKKICDKLGLTNCKILLPSPLGGGARERASGAGMIGVLKSPTTEIAFLNKVKKIMNPVGKNSNGVKVGSLRHTALLNKKVSKVAVCGGSGSFLLPEAIRQKADVLVTADFKYHQFFDAENKVVIADIGHYESEQFTKELLRDLLMKKFSIFALHLSKVNTNPISYL